A segment of the Flavobacteriales bacterium genome:
CTTTTCGGTTATTGAATGTTTTTTCAATGCTGTTGTTGCTAGTGGGACTTAGGTTTTATAGATTTAATTTAAGTGTAGCGTATAAAAGCTATTTTTTTTCTAGGAGTGATGTAGAATTTTTGATTTTATTAGTCATTGTTGGGTTGATTTCAGCAGCTGGATATTTAGTTAATGATATTATAGATGTTGATGTAGATAAAGTAAACCGTCCAAATAAATCCTTGGCATACTCCAAGAAGACTTCTTGGATTATATATACAGCTATGAATGTGTCGGCAATTTGTTTGTCGATATTGGTTGTAGAGTCAGTTGTAACATTTGTGTTTTTGATGGCAGCAATAGTGTTTTTATATTGGTATTCCATTCTTTTTCAAAAACAACCATTAATAGGGAACATTGTTGTAGCGAGTTTGACAGCTATTATACCATTTTTATATATTGAGTTTGATGCGATAGTTGAAAAACCATATTATTTCATCGAAGTACCCTATTTTTTATCAGTTATCGGTTTCTTTATCACCTTGTTTAGAGAAGTTGTAAAGGATATTGAAGATTTAAAAGGTGATAGAGAATGTGGATATAAAACTTTACCGGTTTTGATAGGAGAAAATACAACAAGAAATTTGTTGATAGTTTTAATGTGTAGTTTTATATTGTTGCCTACTCTATTAGTATGGTCAATTTTACCTTTTTCAATAGATTATTTTTCTTTTTTATTTGGTCTCATTTTAACTTTATTTTCAAATGAATTTATTTTATTTATTGTGTTTTTGATTTATATTTTAAGTTTATACTTTGTGTTTAAAAAGCAATACTCAAAAGCAAGTTTATTCCTCAAACTCACCCTTTTTTCAGGAGTATTAATTTTATTTATATTATGAAGTTTTTTTTAGTCTTCCTTAAATACTAGCCCTTTTTGAATTTATTCTTCAGTTAATTTTTATTCCGTAGCTAAGGCTATGTAGTAAAAATTGAACTTTGACTACATCCAAAAATGAATAAAATTCTTAATTTAACGACAACTTTAAATAACTTCCATGATGTTGACGAATTTAATAAAAGATAAAACCATTATTTTAGCATCTCAATCACCGCGTAGAAAAGAGTTACTGTCGGGAATTGTCGATGATTTTAAAACTGAGGTTAGATCAGTTGATGAGGTTTTTCCTGATGGACTAACAAATGGAGAAATAGCCGTGTATTTGAGTGAATTAAAAGCGCAAGCTTTTAAGGAGGATGTACAACAAGAAGAAGTTATAATTACAGCTGATACTATAGTTTGTATAGGTAGCAAAGTGTTAGGTAAACCAAAAGATAAAACTGAGGCTATTAAAATGCTAAAGGGATTGAGTGGGAATACACATGAGGTAATAACAGGGGTAACACTTCTAACTAATACCCAAAAGCTTTCTTTTTATGATAAGACTTTGGTGACCTTTTATGAGTTGTCAGATGAAGAAATAGACTTTTATATAGAGCAGCATCAACCTTTTGATAAAGCTGGATCTTATGGTATCCAAGAGTGGATAGGATATATCGGAATTAAAGAAATGAAAGGTGATTACTATAATGTAATGGGATTGCCGCTACATTTATTATATCGTAAGCTCCAAAAGTTTATTCTTGAGGAAGGAAATTAAAAGGCAACTCAGTGAAGAAAGTATTGTATTCTTCTCCAGTTTCCTCCATATCCTCATCGTCTTCGTCAAACAGCCAATTCACAGTAACCTTTGTTTTGGTTTTGTTTGCATCAAACAGTTTGATGAATTCATATATTTGTTTTGAAGAAGAGGTATTAAAATAGAATATAAACAATTCTAAGGTGCTTTCAGGTTTAGGGTTTGAAAGGTATTCTTGAACATAGTTGAAGAGGGGAGCAAAAAATTTAGCTGAATTTTCAGGGAAAATAGCTCCGTGAATTTTAAAAAAACCTTTATCTGCGTCAAAAAATATTTCTGGAGTCTTTTGTGTTTTTTCTACTTCAAATGCCATAAGCTTATTTATGATATAATCTATTTCGGCTACAATTTACCTAATTTTAAGTATAACTGCAATAAAATGTTAGAAATTAGTCAAAAAAAAGCCCTTGTATTACTATACAAGGGCTTTGATAAAAAAATAAATTTTATTTTTTCTCGAAGAATTCTTTTACTTTATCGTTGTGTACGATTTCTTCTTTAAATGAATAAGCTCCAGACTTAGGAGACTTTACCATTTTAATAACTTTAGTGTGTTGTTTTCCCCCACCTTTTTGTAAGGATGCTACTACTTTCTTTGCCATGTCTCAAAATTATTTAATCTCTTTGTGTACTGTGTATTTCTTTAATACAGGATTGTATTTTCTTAACTCTATTCTTTCTGGAGTGTTTTTTCTATTCTTCGTAGTAATATATCTAGAAGTTCCTGGCATCCCAGAATTCTTATGTTCTGTACACTCAAGTATCACTTGTATTCTATTTCCCTTAGCTTTTGCCATCTCTAAAAATCTTATTTTTGTTAATTCAAGGTCGCAAAGATAGTCATATTATTTTTATTTGCAATACCTTATTTTATTATTTGTAGTTTTTGTTGATATTTTTGGTGGTCTTTTGATAGTGTTAAAATATAAGTTCCCGTACTAATGTTACTTAAATCTAAGGTCTGTTGATACTCCAAACCTTGCTCTTGCATGATTATTTGACCACTTAAGTCACTAATAGTGATGGTGTAAGCACTCCATAAATCATTCGTTATAGTTATATACTGATTAGAAGGATTAGGGTAAGTGGTTATTTCTGGTGCTGGCGAATCATAAATGTCTAAGCAATTATCAATTACAACATTAATGGTATCTTGTCCTATACATCCTGCAGCTTCTACTTCTACAGTATAAGTGAGTGAGTTAGGAGCGTTAAATGGTCCTACAGTAATAGTATTGGTGAGTTGTCCTGTATTCCAACTGTGTTGTCCATTGCTATTGGTGGTAAGTTCCAGTTGTTGATTGAGACATAGTGTCGTATCATTTCCTAAGTTTATAGGTAAGCTACCAACTGTAATGTCTATAGTATCATGACTATAACATCCATTGTATTCAGTACGAATAGCATATTGGTATACTCCATTATTTAAAGAGTCAGCATAAAGCGTTAAAATAGCTGTGGTGTCCATGGTATTCCAGAGGTAGCCATCAAAAAACTGACCAGCAGTAAGGTTGATAGAGTCCATACAAAGGCTAGTGTCAGGGCCAAGGTCAATTTGTAGATCTAATACATTGATATTGTAAGGACAAACAGCTGTATAGTTGTTAAAAGTCCATCCACTCATAGTTGTTACACCATTTAAAAACAGGTTGTATGCCCCAGGGTTAGCATAATTATGGGAAGTATCAGATTTGACGGTATCCCCATAATGATAAATAAAACTATGTGCAGGAGTATAACTGTTGAAATTTGGGTTATACATCCTATGGTGAAGCAAGCTGTCGCTATATGCAATGCTGCTACTTATGGTTAGCGTATCTCCTAAGCAGTTACTATTTTGATTGGTGATATGCTGTGTCGTAATAAAATAAGAAACAATTGGCTCAATGATAATATCAAAATCCCAAGCACTTCCAAATGCACTAAATGAGCGGTACCATCCATCAAAAGAATGATTAGATGCCCAATAATAAAAAGAGAAAGAGAGGTCTTCTCCTTGTCCATCACCGTTTCTAACAATATACATATCAGATGTACTGTTGTTAGTTAATGTAATCACATAGTCGCCTATCAATTGAAGTGGCGAGTTGAATGTGGCACATATTTTAATACTGTCTGAATATAAGTCTCCATTGTAGTTGGCGTGTAAAGGAACTGTTATCCACATAGAGTCTATTAAACTGTCTATTTCTCCAGAGGAGTTGGTTTGGTAGACTCTTGAGAGTACACTGTCGGTAGTTCCACTGTACATAAATGCATAGAAACAAAATCCATTGAGTTGAACGGTGTCAGGAGCTTCAAAAAGTTGACCATAAGCGCTGTATCCATCATCGTTCGCAGGTGTGGTAGATTCGTTAATTGTGTTTACAGATAACGCTGTAGGTGTATTGGATTTGTTAATTACATATTGAATTGTATCGATAACCTCAAAATCGCATTGAGTGGTGTCGAATTGTGCTAAATTCGAAAAAAATGAAAGTAGCAGGGCAGCAAAAAAAAGATGTTTCATAATAAAGTAGGTTTTTATTCAAATATAATCTTTTTCGAATAAATCACTTCTTCTTTTTGTTTTAACACGATGATTCCTATGCTGATATGTTTTTTTAACGTGACAATTGCTTGATCGCTCAATATTCCATTTTGTATTAAGCCTCCATTAAAATCATAAATCTCGTAGATCAAATTTTTAGATGAATTGCTAGAAAACCCAAAAGAGTTTTGATCAATATTATATACTTTAAAGGAGATATCATTTGTTTCTTCTACTTGATTAGAGACCGAAGGAATTAGGTTAAAGAAGTCAGCTACCCAGTAGGTAGAGTAAAAATTAATATCTTGAGTATAAGCACCAGGACTTCCTCCTTGCATCAGACCGTTTCCTTCATCAATAGGAATAACATGACCTATGTTTTGAAAGTCATATCTTAATACCGCAGTATCACTATTGTTGGGCATAAGATAAACTTTTTGAGTTACAATATTGTTGTTTTGAAAGTTACTATTGGTAATGTCGGGGTTAATGTCAGCCCCATTTATATCACACCATTGTTCGGTTAATTCAACTGCGTTTTCATGAGCCACTACGGCATCACTTGTTCCATGAAAAATAGCCATTTTAGGAAAGCTTCCAGTATAGTTAGGATGCTCGTCTCTAATTTTGTCTCCCCATTGTGTAGATGTTCTATCATAACCAGGGTCCATAGCATAAAGAGCATCTAAAGAACTAGAAGCTGATTTATAGGGAATTCCAGCGAGTGGAGCAGCTCTATTAATGACATCAGGATAGGCCGCTGAAAAAGCAATTGTAATTCCTGCGCCAGCTGATAACCCTGTAATGTAAATTCTATTTCCATCAATATTGTGGTTAGCTACCATATAATCAATCATTTGATTAATAGATGCCATTTCCCCTTGTCCTCTTTCATTGTCGAAAGAATTAAACCAATTGAAACATTTACCTCCATTATTCAATATGTTTTGTTCAGGGTAAAGAATTTTAAAGCCATAGGTATCTGCTAGTTGATTCCATTCTGTACGATCCGAAATTTCCTGAGCGTCTTGATCACAACCATGGCATACAATAACTAGTGGAGAAGTTCCTGTTAGATTGGTTGGAATGTATGAATAAGCATTTAAAAAACCTGGGTTAGTTCCAAAGTTGGTTATAGGCGTAAGTGTTGCGTAAATAGATAAGCTAACTAAAGAAGTTAGCGTTAAAATTAAGTTTTTCATTTTTTATTAAAAATACTGGTTTGTTGCATTAAAGTTTCTATTTCCTCTGTTGTTTTGGGGATGCAATCTGATAAGACCTCTGGTGTCGTTTCTGTAATCAATACATCATCTTCAATTCTAACCCCAATGTTCCACCATTTTTTATCACATGGAGAACCAGCGGGTATATATATACCAGGTTCTACGGTAATTACTGAATTGACCTTAAGTGGAAGGTATGTCCCAACATCATGAACGTCTAATCCCAAATAATGTGAGGTGCCATGCATAAAATATTTACGGACTTCAATAGGAGATTTAATAATTCCAAGTTTTTGTAATTCTTGAGAAACAACAGTTGTAGCAGCTACATTAGGGTCCCAGAATGAATTACCTTCTTTACATTTTTTGATACCGGCTTCTTGTGCTTTCAATACAATATCATAAATAATTTTCTCTTCATTCGAGAAATGGCCGTCTACAGGGAGTGTTCTTGTAACATCTGCGGTGTATCCATGATATTCAGCACCAACATCGCTCACTAATAGGTTATCGCCTGTCATGGTTTTTCTATTGGTACTGTAATGTAGAATACAAGAGTTCTTGCCACTTCCCATAATTGATGGAAAACCAGGATATTCAGCACCATTACTTTTAAAAATATATTCAATGATTGCTTCAGATTGATATTCAGTCATATTGGGCTCCAGTGCCTTTATTAGTTCAACCTGAGCTTCACAGGTGATATCAATTGCTTTGCGCATTAAAAGAAGTTCTTCATCAGATTTTATTTCACGCATAGCAGCTAACCATTCATTGAGTTTGGATTTACTAATGTTACTGTTATCTGTTTTACTAAGTTTTGCACCAAATTGTAAGCATAAATTATTTAAGTCAGCTTTGTCAAAAGGATCATCTTTGATATCTTGAGGTATTGGAGTATGAAAAATTTGATCAAAATTTTCAAAATTAAAATCAATTTGATTAAACTCTTTATTACTAAATGCTGTTTCTATTTCTAAGACTAATTCAGCTCCCATAGTCCCAATACGAGTTCCAGTCCATACTTCTTTACTCTTATCTCTAGGTTGAACAAATAAAATTTCTTTTGTCATTTCCCCATTAATTTTTTGAGGAGTTTTTAAAATAATGAGTATAGAATTGGGTTCTTTGAGTCCTGTTAAATAATAAAAGTTTGGATCTTGATGGTATTGGAAGTCTACATCATTGGATCTATTTTTTATAGGGCTTGAGAAAAAAACAGCAACAGAGTTTTTAGGCATGTAGTTTCGCAATTGTTCCCTGTTTCTTTTGTGAAATGAAGCAGGAAGCATGTCGGTGTCGTAAATCCCAAATTGGTTTAATTTAAGTTGTTGTCCCTTATTGACCTCTTGTGAGAAAAGTGTAAAGGGAAAAAGTAATACGAGTAAGATATGTTTTGGAAAAAGCATATTGAATTAAATAAGGGGGGCTTAGCAAACTTATTTTTTAATTATTTACGCACGAATTATACCAAATTAGAAATAATAAGGGAGAGCTATTATATATGTACCAACAAAAAAACCTTGTCACTATATAGCGACAAGGTAATATGATGTAAATACATTATATGTATACTTATTTTATAACTCCTTGAGCTCTTGCTTCTGTTAATACAGCAGAAATACCTTTTTTATTGATAGTTCTTAATGTTGAAGCACTAATTTTTAATTTTACCCACTTGTCTTCTTCAGGAATATAAAAACGTTTAGTAATTAAATTTGGGTAAAATTTTCTCTTTGTTCTTCTTAAAGAGTGAGAAACGTTATTTCCACTCATTACTTTCTTTCCTGATATTTCACAAACTCTAGACATCTCTTTTTATATAAATTTATTTATGTTCGCTATTGCTAAATTTTATTTCGGCTTGCAAATAACCTGATAATATTTTAAGAATCCAAATGATTATCAATTTAATTGCACTAATCGAATGCAAAATTAGTGAATTTAGTATCAGATAACCAAAAAATATGAGTTTTAATTATATGCTCATAAGTGTAAGAGCATGTAAAAAGAAGAAAAAATAACAGAAAGCTTAAAAATAAATACAATTTGTTTGAGTTATAGTACAAAGATTATATAAATTTGTTTTTAAATGAAAATCACTGCTTTAATAGTAATTATATTTTTTGTTAG
Coding sequences within it:
- a CDS encoding aminopeptidase P N-terminal domain-containing protein, translated to MLFPKHILLVLLFPFTLFSQEVNKGQQLKLNQFGIYDTDMLPASFHKRNREQLRNYMPKNSVAVFFSSPIKNRSNDVDFQYHQDPNFYYLTGLKEPNSILIILKTPQKINGEMTKEILFVQPRDKSKEVWTGTRIGTMGAELVLEIETAFSNKEFNQIDFNFENFDQIFHTPIPQDIKDDPFDKADLNNLCLQFGAKLSKTDNSNISKSKLNEWLAAMREIKSDEELLLMRKAIDITCEAQVELIKALEPNMTEYQSEAIIEYIFKSNGAEYPGFPSIMGSGKNSCILHYSTNRKTMTGDNLLVSDVGAEYHGYTADVTRTLPVDGHFSNEEKIIYDIVLKAQEAGIKKCKEGNSFWDPNVAATTVVSQELQKLGIIKSPIEVRKYFMHGTSHYLGLDVHDVGTYLPLKVNSVITVEPGIYIPAGSPCDKKWWNIGVRIEDDVLITETTPEVLSDCIPKTTEEIETLMQQTSIFNKK
- the rpmB gene encoding 50S ribosomal protein L28; translated protein: MSRVCEISGKKVMSGNNVSHSLRRTKRKFYPNLITKRFYIPEEDKWVKLKISASTLRTINKKGISAVLTEARAQGVIK
- the rpmG gene encoding 50S ribosomal protein L33 is translated as MAKAKGNRIQVILECTEHKNSGMPGTSRYITTKNRKNTPERIELRKYNPVLKKYTVHKEIK
- a CDS encoding DUF4295 domain-containing protein, which codes for MAKKVVASLQKGGGKQHTKVIKMVKSPKSGAYSFKEEIVHNDKVKEFFEKK
- a CDS encoding Maf family nucleotide pyrophosphatase, producing MMLTNLIKDKTIILASQSPRRKELLSGIVDDFKTEVRSVDEVFPDGLTNGEIAVYLSELKAQAFKEDVQQEEVIITADTIVCIGSKVLGKPKDKTEAIKMLKGLSGNTHEVITGVTLLTNTQKLSFYDKTLVTFYELSDEEIDFYIEQHQPFDKAGSYGIQEWIGYIGIKEMKGDYYNVMGLPLHLLYRKLQKFILEEGN
- a CDS encoding T9SS type A sorting domain-containing protein, translating into MKHLFFAALLLSFFSNLAQFDTTQCDFEVIDTIQYVINKSNTPTALSVNTINESTTPANDDGYSAYGQLFEAPDTVQLNGFCFYAFMYSGTTDSVLSRVYQTNSSGEIDSLIDSMWITVPLHANYNGDLYSDSIKICATFNSPLQLIGDYVITLTNNSTSDMYIVRNGDGQGEDLSFSFYYWASNHSFDGWYRSFSAFGSAWDFDIIIEPIVSYFITTQHITNQNSNCLGDTLTISSSIAYSDSLLHHRMYNPNFNSYTPAHSFIYHYGDTVKSDTSHNYANPGAYNLFLNGVTTMSGWTFNNYTAVCPYNINVLDLQIDLGPDTSLCMDSINLTAGQFFDGYLWNTMDTTAILTLYADSLNNGVYQYAIRTEYNGCYSHDTIDITVGSLPINLGNDTTLCLNQQLELTTNSNGQHSWNTGQLTNTITVGPFNAPNSLTYTVEVEAAGCIGQDTINVVIDNCLDIYDSPAPEITTYPNPSNQYITITNDLWSAYTITISDLSGQIIMQEQGLEYQQTLDLSNISTGTYILTLSKDHQKYQQKLQIIK
- a CDS encoding PHB depolymerase family esterase; amino-acid sequence: MKNLILTLTSLVSLSIYATLTPITNFGTNPGFLNAYSYIPTNLTGTSPLVIVCHGCDQDAQEISDRTEWNQLADTYGFKILYPEQNILNNGGKCFNWFNSFDNERGQGEMASINQMIDYMVANHNIDGNRIYITGLSAGAGITIAFSAAYPDVINRAAPLAGIPYKSASSSLDALYAMDPGYDRTSTQWGDKIRDEHPNYTGSFPKMAIFHGTSDAVVAHENAVELTEQWCDINGADINPDITNSNFQNNNIVTQKVYLMPNNSDTAVLRYDFQNIGHVIPIDEGNGLMQGGSPGAYTQDINFYSTYWVADFFNLIPSVSNQVEETNDISFKVYNIDQNSFGFSSNSSKNLIYEIYDFNGGLIQNGILSDQAIVTLKKHISIGIIVLKQKEEVIYSKKIIFE
- a CDS encoding UbiA family prenyltransferase, with product MLLLLVGLRFYRFNLSVAYKSYFFSRSDVEFLILLVIVGLISAAGYLVNDIIDVDVDKVNRPNKSLAYSKKTSWIIYTAMNVSAICLSILVVESVVTFVFLMAAIVFLYWYSILFQKQPLIGNIVVASLTAIIPFLYIEFDAIVEKPYYFIEVPYFLSVIGFFITLFREVVKDIEDLKGDRECGYKTLPVLIGENTTRNLLIVLMCSFILLPTLLVWSILPFSIDYFSFLFGLILTLFSNEFILFIVFLIYILSLYFVFKKQYSKASLFLKLTLFSGVLILFIL
- a CDS encoding DUF1987 domain-containing protein — its product is MAFEVEKTQKTPEIFFDADKGFFKIHGAIFPENSAKFFAPLFNYVQEYLSNPKPESTLELFIFYFNTSSSKQIYEFIKLFDANKTKTKVTVNWLFDEDDEDMEETGEEYNTFFTELPFNFLPQE